Genomic DNA from Nitrososphaerales archaeon:
CAGTTCACACCGGCACAATCTTTTCAGAGAGGTGCATAGCAAAGCTTAACTTTCCATATGTTCATTCATGGCATGCCTATATGTAACAATGGTAATTGTTGTTCAGCTCAATAATAAACTGAAGAATTGTCTTTCTGTGAACACAACGCAACAGCATTCATCGGTTTAACAGCTTACGCAAAACCTTTATGTTCATTATCTAGCATTCTTTTCTATACGAAAACTTTAAAGTCCTAACCCTATGGCACTATACTTGCGCCCTGGTAGTATAGCCTGGCCTAGTATGCGGGCCTGTCACGCCTGCGGCCCGGGTTCAAAAGATCTTACTGATCGGAAGCTCCCGGCCAGGGCGCTCTTCTATTTCCTAATTTTACTCCTAATATATGCGATAAATTATATCTGCGAGAATAGGTGGACAATCAAATGAACTTATCTAGGTCACTTATAATAGCTGGCGCAGTGATCATAGGACTCGGCATACTTTTCACTGCGCAAAGCCAGTCTGTTTTAGGACCAGAAAGCTCATTCATGTATAGAAATCCTGAATGGATGATTAATGGGACTATAATTGCTGGTATCGGTATAGCAGTTGTAATAAGCGGTATAATAGTTGGTATGAAACGAAAATTATAACGCATTCAACAAATTAACAAGTTTTTCCATGTTAACTTCGAATCCAAAGCGTTTCTCTTCCCTCTTCATATTCCTATAAAGTTTATACAATATTTTAAAGTGCTTTATCGTGCTCAGCTTCCCTTCCATCTTTAACGATATAACTTTGTAAACTTCATCGTAGTATCCCAGTTTTTTGAGAAGTCTCTTCCTATACTCTTCATGTCTATACTCTTTGTTCGCAAACAAATCGAACAGTGTCTCCGAACATATTAGCGATGGGATTATTCCCTCACCAAGCAACGGAAATACGCACCCTATCGATTCGCCCACGCCTATCACATTGCCATTCGTAAGAGGTTCCATCCTCGTTGGAGGAGTAATCCTTATCGGCCTACCTATTTTAGTCACGATCTTTGCGGTGGGATTTTCCTTAAAAAATTCTTCAACTCCTAGATAGATCCTGTTCATATCACCTGCGCCAACATATGCTCTATTATCCTTCAATGGGAAGAACCAGAAATATCCTGTAGCACCCTTGTAGCCAAGTATGTAGAACTCATTGGCACCATATACATTGTCGACCAGATACTCCCAAGCAGGTATTATCAATTCCTTTTCCTTGGGTCTAGGTAACAACGATCTATGGAATCCAGTACAGTCTAAAACATAATCATACTTATGTAAAGGAAAGTTTTCCAGCGTGCATCTAACTCCATAGTTAACTGGAATGCCGTCCAAGAGATCGTCTTCCCATCTCTTCTTGTCATATGTAACCAACCCTAAGCAGTTCAGGTAGTCGCTCTTTCCATTTGGCAATCGTATTCCTATACGCTCTCCAACATGCAAAATGTAATCGTTGAAATCAAGCCCAGCCATTTGAGAAAAATGAGAAAGCATATGCCTTGAAGCACCCCATGCACAAACAGGAAAGTGTTGTTCCTTCCTGTATAATTCAAAGACTTGCACTTCGTGATCCTTTTGCGTTAGCATTGAAGCCATAAAGCTTCCGGCAACACCAGCTCCAACTATAGCAAATTTCATATTTATCAACTCATAGCAGGCTGCTCCAACATCAACCTTACCATCTGTCTTGGAGCCTGCTTCATCATCTCGCTGTAATCATTTTTAGGAAAGCTCTCGATCTCTTTTAGTGCGAGTGTTAGTCTTACATCGATCTCGTTTCCCATTCGTTCTATCATACTAGCCCATTTCTCACTTATCAGTTCACTAATATCCATGTTCCTGCCAGACATTATATCCAGAACCTCTCGCATTGATTCCTGTGAAAAGTATAGACAAGCTGGTGCAAGCGTTACCATCTTGTTGAGACTAATCTTACCAGTCTCCACCACCCTAAGCACTTCTCTAAGGTCATCTGAGATCTGGAACGCTTCACCACATCTGGCCCCATATTCGTAACATCTGTCAACAAAGATCATGGCTTTTGCGGCTATCGCCCCCAGTTTTGCGGCAGCTCCGAATAACGCACCAGTTTTTAGATTTATGATCACATCGTAGAGGCCTGACGGAAATCTTCCAGTAGTAATGTCTTCAATAAGCCTGAGAGGATTCAACGGTTCCTGAAATGCTCCACTCGCAACTGTTGCAATTGCTTCTGCTA
This window encodes:
- a CDS encoding NAD(P)/FAD-dependent oxidoreductase, whose product is MKFAIVGAGVAGSFMASMLTQKDHEVQVFELYRKEQHFPVCAWGASRHMLSHFSQMAGLDFNDYILHVGERIGIRLPNGKSDYLNCLGLVTYDKKRWEDDLLDGIPVNYGVRCTLENFPLHKYDYVLDCTGFHRSLLPRPKEKELIIPAWEYLVDNVYGANEFYILGYKGATGYFWFFPLKDNRAYVGAGDMNRIYLGVEEFFKENPTAKIVTKIGRPIRITPPTRMEPLTNGNVIGVGESIGCVFPLLGEGIIPSLICSETLFDLFANKEYRHEEYRKRLLKKLGYYDEVYKVISLKMEGKLSTIKHFKILYKLYRNMKREEKRFGFEVNMEKLVNLLNAL
- a CDS encoding polyprenyl synthetase family protein; translated protein: MDIMQYWKRTKPIIDRQIDELLPSFTEKMPQEHVEILKESIEGGKRARGTLTCLVCEALGGRLEDATSRAVAIEYIHAATLIHDDYVDLDTVRRSRPAIWTLEGSRRAVLFGDLIFSSMINMMSNISNEDVKAVAEAIATVASGAFQEPLNPLRLIEDITTGRFPSGLYDVIINLKTGALFGAAAKLGAIAAKAMIFVDRCYEYGARCGEAFQISDDLREVLRVVETGKISLNKMVTLAPACLYFSQESMREVLDIMSGRNMDISELISEKWASMIERMGNEIDVRLTLALKEIESFPKNDYSEMMKQAPRQMVRLMLEQPAMS